From a single Solanum dulcamara chromosome 4, daSolDulc1.2, whole genome shotgun sequence genomic region:
- the LOC129886714 gene encoding uncharacterized protein LOC129886714 isoform X1, whose protein sequence is MQKSSFNLPLPQKSMNNSRQQLFDSLTSHISLYNSQTAPFPNHNPNPRSSIIKWFSSLSIPQRQAHLTIVHSNFLQILLQMLGKLQSNGHGFFFILPDMPSDGSDLPSICFRKSHGLLARVAESNESERRVRHSVRIFSSKEGEGENGVSGLLEFVDSLTVSGAFVGNVDTFVNAMDGVSNGRFLRGEESGFSSEWVELEWLKEKGYYSIEAFVVNRLEVALRLAWLNHNNGKKRGVKLKDKVNSVGVGANAFWRKKGCVDWWGKLDEATRVKILRHGLGKAAKSQIADTLKGARGVSADKAWLCSSTLEQPLRGNTTLSDRRNLVNLRVSDARVAKQSPRHASVFGVSCSFNQLLDCLFMLKDISTVLLACPHSVCGSPDSEKLFFSSLESVNTLSDCILRKLRGLLMIISLDCTKYELLADESLKSSSKQNKEILGASNRKKKGKKRKVKKSNPLPKPTTDGLRLVKSTEDKGDTFMCGDNVHSSSSTGLVNKICGDNVHSSLPSGSVNREQQKDLDKESVPSLIDMVGHGEGPDGQTVRSASRKKRKERNKIKNPSLITSGEDGKCQKRNSQKSFISVTSRDGDRRSDCVTVVDSVVQSGSKDSCIDNEKRELEMSILSRSSGDSGSSGSFEGCRNPCLTDHLPTEGVMGKGAVAVAVETREGDSAVSSVVPVIKSELTHSNCKEFKKLNRSGFLEQQTKVGDPNTKFKSLKEQGSVDVYDTGPMNSPSYVSYEWPSVAPVHLPCGDSHLPRATDRLHLDVSHNWKSHFRHSFLRNVRHVRNSSIETGCPGIISGPLSVSLDWPPMVRSINRLAAPSVTCNYDAGFISRRTSFQQDIAAQSMHCNAMSTEDERVYSGDLMDFSDLSNSHEVGEDHDYHWMSEEELEVHAVSGVDYNQYFGGGVMYWNPSDHLGTNFSRPPSLSSDDSSWAWREADMNRAVDDMVAFSSSYSTNGLTSPSGASFCSPFDPLGSGHQALGYVIPGSEITSKVLQSSSAADLVTVENASGSLSNLPAEGEAKSVDSLPYPILRPIVIPSMSRERSRSDFKRSHDHKSPCVPPSRREQPRIKRPPSPVVLCVPRAPHPPPPSPVGDSRRHRGFPTVRSGSSSPRQWGVKGWFHDGINFEEACIRMDGSEVVWPAWRSKSLSAHQLTQPLPGALLQDRLIAISQLTRDQEHPDVAFPLQPPETLNSTAKKACLSMIHSRLHNEIESFCKQVASENLIRKPYLNWAVKRVARSLQVLWPRSRTNIFGSNATGLSLPSSDVDLVVCLPPVRNLEPIKEAGILEGRNGIKETCLQHAARYLANQEWVKNDSLKIVENTAIPIIMLVVEVPHDLISSSLSNLQTPKAEPTQLTVEEGNTFQADSTCSDSSSSPQWYKVNECVKDVKAVRLDISFKSPSHTGLQTTELVKELTEQFPAATPLALVLKQFLADRSLDQSYSGGLSSYCLVLLITRFLQHEHHHSRPIDQNLGSLLMDFFYFFGNVFDPRQIRVSIQGSGLYINRERGCSIDPICIDDPLYPTNNVGRNCFRIHQCIKAFADAYSTLENEIPSLPSNDESDSVPQVKLLPKIVPSIGASEVS, encoded by the exons atgcaaaaatcaaGCTTTAATTTACCTTTGCCCCAAAAATCTATGAACAATTCAAGACAGCAGCTTTTTGATTCTCTCACATCTCACATTTCTCTTTACAATTCACAAACCGCTCCATTTCCTAATCATAACCCTAACCCTAGATCATCTATTATCAAATGGTTCTCTTCCCTTTCGATTCCTCAACGCCAAGCTCATCTCACAATCGTTCACTCCAATTTCCTCCAAATTCTGTTGCAAATGCTTGGTAAACTCCAATCCAACGGTCATGGTTTCTTCTTCATCCTACCTGACATGCCTTCAGATGGTTCTGATCTTCCAAGCATTTGTTTCAGGAAGTCTCATGGGTTGTTAGCTCGAGTTGCAGAGTCGAACGAGTCAGAACGGCGAGTTCGTCACTCGGTACGGATTTTCAGCTCGAAAGAAGGGGAAGGGGAAAATGGGGTTTCGGGTTTGTTGGAATTTGTTGATTCTTTGACTGTAAGTGGGGCATTTGTTGGCAATGTGGATACTTTTGTGAATGCAATGGATGGTGTTTCGAATGGGAGGTTTTTGAGGGGGGAAGAAAGTGGGTTCAGCTCAGAATGGGTGGAATTGGAGTGGTTGAAAGAGAAGGGTTATTATAGTATCGAGGCTTTTGTGGTGAATAGGTTGGAGGTGGCGTTACGATTGGCATGGTTGAATCATAATAATGGGAAAAAGAGAGGTGTGAAGCTGAAAGATAAGGTGAATTCTGTAGGTGTAGGAGCCAATGCATTTTGGAGGAAGAAAGGGTGTGTAGATTGGTGGGGAAAGTTAGATGAGGCGACAAGGGTCAAGATTCTTCGTCATGGCTTAGGGAAGGCGGCAAAATCACAG ATTGCTGATACTTTGAAAGGGGCAAGAGGTGTTTCTGCAGATAAAGCTTGGCTATGCAGTTCAACACTAGAACAACCTCTGAGGGGCAACACTACTTTGTCTGATCGAAGGAACTTAGTGAATCTCAGAGTGTCAGATGCAAGAGTTGCAAAACAGAGCCCGCGTCATGCATCAGTGTTTGGAGTTTCATGTTCATTCAACCAGTTACTTGATTGTTTGTTTATGCTCAAGGATATCTCCACTGTGCTGTTGGCATGTCCACATTCTGTTTGCGGGTCTCCTGATAgtgaaaaactattttttagtTCATTAGAATCTGTTAATACTCTTTCTGATTGTATATTAAGAAAATTACGGGGGTTACTCATGATTATTTCTCTTGACTGTACAAAGTATGAGCTACTAGCGGACGAAAGCTTGAAGTCCTCATCAAAGCAAAACAAAGAGATACTTGGTGCTTCTAACCgtaagaaaaaaggaaaaaaacgtAAAGTGAAGAAATCAAATCCTTTGCCGAAACCTACAACAGATGGTTTAAGGCTTGTTAAAAGCACTGAG GATAAGGGAGACACATTCATGTGTGGTGATAATGTACATAGTAGTTCATCTACTGGTTTGGTCAATAAAATTTGTGGTGATAATGTACATAGTAGTTTGCCTAGTGGATCGGTCAACAGAGAACAACAGAAGGATCTTGATAAAGAGAGTGTTCCATCTTTGATCGATATGGTT GGACATGGTGAAGGACCAGATGGTCAAACTGTTAGAAGTGCTTCAaggaagaaaaggaaagaaagaaacaagattaaaaaccctagcttgataaCTTCTGGGGAAGATGGTAAATGCCAGAAAAGAAATTCTCAGAAGTCCTTTATTTCTGTCACCTCCCGAGATGGGGATCGAAGGTCTGATTGTGTCACTGTAGTAGATTCAGTTGTTCAAAGCGGATCAAAAGATTCTTGTATTGACAATGAGAAACGTGAACtggaaatgagtattttgagtcgAAGCAGTGGGGATTCTGGCTCTTCTGGTTCTTTTGAAGGTTGCAGGAATCCTTGTTTGACAGACCATTTGCCTACAGAGGGGGTGATGGGAAAAGGAGCGGTAGCTGTTGCAGTGGAAACGAGGGAAGGCGATTCTGCTGTATCTTCTGTAGTGCCTGTGATTAAATCTGAACTCACTCATTCAAACTGCAAGGAGTTTAAAAAATTGAACAGATCAGGTTTTCTTGAGCAACAAACTAAAGTTGGTGATCCCAACACAAAGTTTAAATCCTTAAAGGAGCAAGGAAGTGTTGATGTTTATGATACAGGGCCGATGAATTCTCCATCTTATGTTTCGTATGAGTGGCCCAGTGTAGCTCCTGTTCATCTTCCATGCGGTGATTCTCATCTCCCACGGGCTACTGATAGATTGCACCTTGATGTCAGTCACAACTGGAAAAGTCATTTTCGTCATTCTTTTCTACGCAATGTACGTCATGTAAGAAATTCTTCAATTGAAACAGGGTGCCCTGGAATCATATCTGGACCTCTGTCAGTGAGTTTAGATTGGCCCCCAATGGTGCGCAGTATCAATAGACTAGCTGCTCCATCAGTTACATGCAATTATGATGCTGGGTTCATCTCTAGGAGAACTTCTTTCCAGCAGGATATAGCAGCCCAAAGCATGCACTGCAATGCGATGAGTACTGAGGATGAAAGGGTGTATTCTGGCGACTTAATGGACTTCTCTGATCTATCAAATTCACATGAAGTAGGTGAAGACCATGATTATCACTGGATGTCTGAAGAAGAGTTAGAGGTACATGCTGTTTCCGGGGTGGACTATAATCAGTACTTTGGAGGTGGTGTTATGTATTGGAATCCTTCTGATCATCTCGGTACTAATTTTTCACGTCCTCCCTCTCTTAGCTCAGATGATAGCTCATGGGCATGGAGGGAAGCAGACATGAATAGGGCAGTTGATGATATGGTTGCCTTCTCTTCTTCCTACAGTACAAATGGTTTAACTTCTCCATCTGGTGCTTCCTTTTGCTCTCCATTCGATCCTTTAGGTTCTGGACATCAGGCTCTTGGTTATGTTATACCAGGAAGTGAGATTACCAGCAAGGTTCTGCAGTCATCATCGGCAGCAGATCTAGTGACAGTAGAGAATGCTTCAGGATCCTTGTCCAATTTGCCTGCTGAAGGTGAAGCAAAGTCTGTGGATTCACTCCCATACCCCATTCTACGACCCATTGTCATTCCCAGTATGTCTAGGGAGAGATCGAGATCAGATTTTAAGCGCAGTCATGATCATAAAAGTCCCTGTGTTCCTCCCAGCAGGCGGGAGCAACCTAGGATCAAGAGGCCTCCATCACCTGTTGTCCTCTGTGTTCCACGTGCCCCTCATCCACCTCCTCCttctcctgttggtgattctagaAGACACAGAGGTTTTCCAACAGTTCGGTCTGGTAGCTCCAGCCCCAGGCAGTGGGGTGTTAAAGGTTGGTTTCATGATGGAATTAATTTTGAAGAAGCTTGTATACGCATGGATGGTAGTGAAGTAGTTTGGCCTGCTTGGAGAAGTAAAAGTCTCTCAGCCCATCAGTTAACGCAACCTCTACCTGGAGCTTTGCTGCAGGATCGCCTCATTGCAATTTCACAGTTAACTCGCGATCAAGAACAT CCAGATGTTGCATTCCCACTTCAACCTCCTGAAACGCTGAACTCTACTGCAAAGAAGGCCTGTCTCTCGATGATCCATAGTCGCCTTCACAACGAAATTGAGAGCTTCTGCAAACAG GTTGCCTCTGAGAATTTGATCAGGAAGCCTTACCTTAATTGGGCTGTAAAGCGCGTTGCACGTTCTCTACAAGTATTATGGCCTAGATCTCGTACAAACATTTTTGGTTCAAACGCTACTGGGTTGTCACTCCCATCGAGTGATGTGGACCTTGTGGTTTGTCTTCCTCCTGTGAGGAATCTG GAACCAATTAAAGAAGCTGGGATCTTAGAGGGGCGAAATGGGATCAAAGAAACATGTCTCCAG CATGCAGCTAGATATCTGGCTAACCAGGAGTGGGTAAAAAATGATTCTCTGAAGATCGTGGAAAATACTGCT ATACCAATTATAATGCTTGTGGTGGAAGTTCCACATGACCTCATTTCGTCGTCTCTATCAAATTTACAAACACCAAAAGCTGAACCAACTCAGTTGACTGTTGAAGAAGGCAATACTTTTCAGGCTGATTCGACTTGTTCGGATTCCTCATCTTCACCACAGTGGTATAAGGTGAATGAATGTGTGAAGGATGTAAAAGCAGTTCGACTTGATATTAGTTTCAAATCGCCTTCACATACAGGATTACAGACCACAGAGCTG GTAAAAGAGCTCACAGAACAGTTTCCTGCTGCCACACCCCTTGCTTTAGTGCTAAAACAGTTCCTAGCAGATCGCAGTCTTGACCAGTCATATTCAGGCGGTTTAAGTTCGTATTGTCTA GTACTATTGATCACACGGTTTTTGCAGCATGAACATCATCACAGTCGACCAATTGACCAA AACTTGGGGAGCCTCCTGATGGATTTTTTCTACTTCTTTGG GAATGTGTTTGATCCTCGTCAAATACGGGTCTCAATACAGGGAAGCGGCTTATACATAAACAGAGAACGAGGGTGCAG CATTGATCCAATTTGCATTGATGATCCTCTGTACCCAACCAATAATGTGGGGCGGAACTGCTTTCGCATTCACCAATGCATCAAG GCATTTGCGGATGCTTATTCTACTTTGGAAAATGAGATACCTTCTCTTCCTAGCAACGATGAATCTGATTCAGTACCTCAAGTTAAGCTGCTCCCAAAAATTGTTCCAAGCATTGGGGCTTCTGAGGTATCTTAA
- the LOC129886714 gene encoding uncharacterized protein LOC129886714 isoform X2, protein MQKSSFNLPLPQKSMNNSRQQLFDSLTSHISLYNSQTAPFPNHNPNPRSSIIKWFSSLSIPQRQAHLTIVHSNFLQILLQMLGKLQSNGHGFFFILPDMPSDGSDLPSICFRKSHGLLARVAESNESERRVRHSVRIFSSKEGEGENGVSGLLEFVDSLTVSGAFVGNVDTFVNAMDGVSNGRFLRGEESGFSSEWVELEWLKEKGYYSIEAFVVNRLEVALRLAWLNHNNGKKRGVKLKDKVNSVGVGANAFWRKKGCVDWWGKLDEATRVKILRHGLGKAAKSQIADTLKGARGVSADKAWLCSSTLEQPLRGNTTLSDRRNLVNLRVSDARVAKQSPRHASVFGVSCSFNQLLDCLFMLKDISTVLLACPHSVCGSPDSEKLFFSSLESVNTLSDCILRKLRGLLMIISLDCTKYELLADESLKSSSKQNKEILGASNRKKKGKKRKVKKSNPLPKPTTDGLRLVKSTEDKGDTFMCGDNVHSSSSTGLVNKICGDNVHSSLPSGSVNREQQKDLDKESVPSLIDMGHGEGPDGQTVRSASRKKRKERNKIKNPSLITSGEDGKCQKRNSQKSFISVTSRDGDRRSDCVTVVDSVVQSGSKDSCIDNEKRELEMSILSRSSGDSGSSGSFEGCRNPCLTDHLPTEGVMGKGAVAVAVETREGDSAVSSVVPVIKSELTHSNCKEFKKLNRSGFLEQQTKVGDPNTKFKSLKEQGSVDVYDTGPMNSPSYVSYEWPSVAPVHLPCGDSHLPRATDRLHLDVSHNWKSHFRHSFLRNVRHVRNSSIETGCPGIISGPLSVSLDWPPMVRSINRLAAPSVTCNYDAGFISRRTSFQQDIAAQSMHCNAMSTEDERVYSGDLMDFSDLSNSHEVGEDHDYHWMSEEELEVHAVSGVDYNQYFGGGVMYWNPSDHLGTNFSRPPSLSSDDSSWAWREADMNRAVDDMVAFSSSYSTNGLTSPSGASFCSPFDPLGSGHQALGYVIPGSEITSKVLQSSSAADLVTVENASGSLSNLPAEGEAKSVDSLPYPILRPIVIPSMSRERSRSDFKRSHDHKSPCVPPSRREQPRIKRPPSPVVLCVPRAPHPPPPSPVGDSRRHRGFPTVRSGSSSPRQWGVKGWFHDGINFEEACIRMDGSEVVWPAWRSKSLSAHQLTQPLPGALLQDRLIAISQLTRDQEHPDVAFPLQPPETLNSTAKKACLSMIHSRLHNEIESFCKQVASENLIRKPYLNWAVKRVARSLQVLWPRSRTNIFGSNATGLSLPSSDVDLVVCLPPVRNLEPIKEAGILEGRNGIKETCLQHAARYLANQEWVKNDSLKIVENTAIPIIMLVVEVPHDLISSSLSNLQTPKAEPTQLTVEEGNTFQADSTCSDSSSSPQWYKVNECVKDVKAVRLDISFKSPSHTGLQTTELVKELTEQFPAATPLALVLKQFLADRSLDQSYSGGLSSYCLVLLITRFLQHEHHHSRPIDQNLGSLLMDFFYFFGNVFDPRQIRVSIQGSGLYINRERGCSIDPICIDDPLYPTNNVGRNCFRIHQCIKAFADAYSTLENEIPSLPSNDESDSVPQVKLLPKIVPSIGASEVS, encoded by the exons atgcaaaaatcaaGCTTTAATTTACCTTTGCCCCAAAAATCTATGAACAATTCAAGACAGCAGCTTTTTGATTCTCTCACATCTCACATTTCTCTTTACAATTCACAAACCGCTCCATTTCCTAATCATAACCCTAACCCTAGATCATCTATTATCAAATGGTTCTCTTCCCTTTCGATTCCTCAACGCCAAGCTCATCTCACAATCGTTCACTCCAATTTCCTCCAAATTCTGTTGCAAATGCTTGGTAAACTCCAATCCAACGGTCATGGTTTCTTCTTCATCCTACCTGACATGCCTTCAGATGGTTCTGATCTTCCAAGCATTTGTTTCAGGAAGTCTCATGGGTTGTTAGCTCGAGTTGCAGAGTCGAACGAGTCAGAACGGCGAGTTCGTCACTCGGTACGGATTTTCAGCTCGAAAGAAGGGGAAGGGGAAAATGGGGTTTCGGGTTTGTTGGAATTTGTTGATTCTTTGACTGTAAGTGGGGCATTTGTTGGCAATGTGGATACTTTTGTGAATGCAATGGATGGTGTTTCGAATGGGAGGTTTTTGAGGGGGGAAGAAAGTGGGTTCAGCTCAGAATGGGTGGAATTGGAGTGGTTGAAAGAGAAGGGTTATTATAGTATCGAGGCTTTTGTGGTGAATAGGTTGGAGGTGGCGTTACGATTGGCATGGTTGAATCATAATAATGGGAAAAAGAGAGGTGTGAAGCTGAAAGATAAGGTGAATTCTGTAGGTGTAGGAGCCAATGCATTTTGGAGGAAGAAAGGGTGTGTAGATTGGTGGGGAAAGTTAGATGAGGCGACAAGGGTCAAGATTCTTCGTCATGGCTTAGGGAAGGCGGCAAAATCACAG ATTGCTGATACTTTGAAAGGGGCAAGAGGTGTTTCTGCAGATAAAGCTTGGCTATGCAGTTCAACACTAGAACAACCTCTGAGGGGCAACACTACTTTGTCTGATCGAAGGAACTTAGTGAATCTCAGAGTGTCAGATGCAAGAGTTGCAAAACAGAGCCCGCGTCATGCATCAGTGTTTGGAGTTTCATGTTCATTCAACCAGTTACTTGATTGTTTGTTTATGCTCAAGGATATCTCCACTGTGCTGTTGGCATGTCCACATTCTGTTTGCGGGTCTCCTGATAgtgaaaaactattttttagtTCATTAGAATCTGTTAATACTCTTTCTGATTGTATATTAAGAAAATTACGGGGGTTACTCATGATTATTTCTCTTGACTGTACAAAGTATGAGCTACTAGCGGACGAAAGCTTGAAGTCCTCATCAAAGCAAAACAAAGAGATACTTGGTGCTTCTAACCgtaagaaaaaaggaaaaaaacgtAAAGTGAAGAAATCAAATCCTTTGCCGAAACCTACAACAGATGGTTTAAGGCTTGTTAAAAGCACTGAG GATAAGGGAGACACATTCATGTGTGGTGATAATGTACATAGTAGTTCATCTACTGGTTTGGTCAATAAAATTTGTGGTGATAATGTACATAGTAGTTTGCCTAGTGGATCGGTCAACAGAGAACAACAGAAGGATCTTGATAAAGAGAGTGTTCCATCTTTGATCGATATG GGACATGGTGAAGGACCAGATGGTCAAACTGTTAGAAGTGCTTCAaggaagaaaaggaaagaaagaaacaagattaaaaaccctagcttgataaCTTCTGGGGAAGATGGTAAATGCCAGAAAAGAAATTCTCAGAAGTCCTTTATTTCTGTCACCTCCCGAGATGGGGATCGAAGGTCTGATTGTGTCACTGTAGTAGATTCAGTTGTTCAAAGCGGATCAAAAGATTCTTGTATTGACAATGAGAAACGTGAACtggaaatgagtattttgagtcgAAGCAGTGGGGATTCTGGCTCTTCTGGTTCTTTTGAAGGTTGCAGGAATCCTTGTTTGACAGACCATTTGCCTACAGAGGGGGTGATGGGAAAAGGAGCGGTAGCTGTTGCAGTGGAAACGAGGGAAGGCGATTCTGCTGTATCTTCTGTAGTGCCTGTGATTAAATCTGAACTCACTCATTCAAACTGCAAGGAGTTTAAAAAATTGAACAGATCAGGTTTTCTTGAGCAACAAACTAAAGTTGGTGATCCCAACACAAAGTTTAAATCCTTAAAGGAGCAAGGAAGTGTTGATGTTTATGATACAGGGCCGATGAATTCTCCATCTTATGTTTCGTATGAGTGGCCCAGTGTAGCTCCTGTTCATCTTCCATGCGGTGATTCTCATCTCCCACGGGCTACTGATAGATTGCACCTTGATGTCAGTCACAACTGGAAAAGTCATTTTCGTCATTCTTTTCTACGCAATGTACGTCATGTAAGAAATTCTTCAATTGAAACAGGGTGCCCTGGAATCATATCTGGACCTCTGTCAGTGAGTTTAGATTGGCCCCCAATGGTGCGCAGTATCAATAGACTAGCTGCTCCATCAGTTACATGCAATTATGATGCTGGGTTCATCTCTAGGAGAACTTCTTTCCAGCAGGATATAGCAGCCCAAAGCATGCACTGCAATGCGATGAGTACTGAGGATGAAAGGGTGTATTCTGGCGACTTAATGGACTTCTCTGATCTATCAAATTCACATGAAGTAGGTGAAGACCATGATTATCACTGGATGTCTGAAGAAGAGTTAGAGGTACATGCTGTTTCCGGGGTGGACTATAATCAGTACTTTGGAGGTGGTGTTATGTATTGGAATCCTTCTGATCATCTCGGTACTAATTTTTCACGTCCTCCCTCTCTTAGCTCAGATGATAGCTCATGGGCATGGAGGGAAGCAGACATGAATAGGGCAGTTGATGATATGGTTGCCTTCTCTTCTTCCTACAGTACAAATGGTTTAACTTCTCCATCTGGTGCTTCCTTTTGCTCTCCATTCGATCCTTTAGGTTCTGGACATCAGGCTCTTGGTTATGTTATACCAGGAAGTGAGATTACCAGCAAGGTTCTGCAGTCATCATCGGCAGCAGATCTAGTGACAGTAGAGAATGCTTCAGGATCCTTGTCCAATTTGCCTGCTGAAGGTGAAGCAAAGTCTGTGGATTCACTCCCATACCCCATTCTACGACCCATTGTCATTCCCAGTATGTCTAGGGAGAGATCGAGATCAGATTTTAAGCGCAGTCATGATCATAAAAGTCCCTGTGTTCCTCCCAGCAGGCGGGAGCAACCTAGGATCAAGAGGCCTCCATCACCTGTTGTCCTCTGTGTTCCACGTGCCCCTCATCCACCTCCTCCttctcctgttggtgattctagaAGACACAGAGGTTTTCCAACAGTTCGGTCTGGTAGCTCCAGCCCCAGGCAGTGGGGTGTTAAAGGTTGGTTTCATGATGGAATTAATTTTGAAGAAGCTTGTATACGCATGGATGGTAGTGAAGTAGTTTGGCCTGCTTGGAGAAGTAAAAGTCTCTCAGCCCATCAGTTAACGCAACCTCTACCTGGAGCTTTGCTGCAGGATCGCCTCATTGCAATTTCACAGTTAACTCGCGATCAAGAACAT CCAGATGTTGCATTCCCACTTCAACCTCCTGAAACGCTGAACTCTACTGCAAAGAAGGCCTGTCTCTCGATGATCCATAGTCGCCTTCACAACGAAATTGAGAGCTTCTGCAAACAG GTTGCCTCTGAGAATTTGATCAGGAAGCCTTACCTTAATTGGGCTGTAAAGCGCGTTGCACGTTCTCTACAAGTATTATGGCCTAGATCTCGTACAAACATTTTTGGTTCAAACGCTACTGGGTTGTCACTCCCATCGAGTGATGTGGACCTTGTGGTTTGTCTTCCTCCTGTGAGGAATCTG GAACCAATTAAAGAAGCTGGGATCTTAGAGGGGCGAAATGGGATCAAAGAAACATGTCTCCAG CATGCAGCTAGATATCTGGCTAACCAGGAGTGGGTAAAAAATGATTCTCTGAAGATCGTGGAAAATACTGCT ATACCAATTATAATGCTTGTGGTGGAAGTTCCACATGACCTCATTTCGTCGTCTCTATCAAATTTACAAACACCAAAAGCTGAACCAACTCAGTTGACTGTTGAAGAAGGCAATACTTTTCAGGCTGATTCGACTTGTTCGGATTCCTCATCTTCACCACAGTGGTATAAGGTGAATGAATGTGTGAAGGATGTAAAAGCAGTTCGACTTGATATTAGTTTCAAATCGCCTTCACATACAGGATTACAGACCACAGAGCTG GTAAAAGAGCTCACAGAACAGTTTCCTGCTGCCACACCCCTTGCTTTAGTGCTAAAACAGTTCCTAGCAGATCGCAGTCTTGACCAGTCATATTCAGGCGGTTTAAGTTCGTATTGTCTA GTACTATTGATCACACGGTTTTTGCAGCATGAACATCATCACAGTCGACCAATTGACCAA AACTTGGGGAGCCTCCTGATGGATTTTTTCTACTTCTTTGG GAATGTGTTTGATCCTCGTCAAATACGGGTCTCAATACAGGGAAGCGGCTTATACATAAACAGAGAACGAGGGTGCAG CATTGATCCAATTTGCATTGATGATCCTCTGTACCCAACCAATAATGTGGGGCGGAACTGCTTTCGCATTCACCAATGCATCAAG GCATTTGCGGATGCTTATTCTACTTTGGAAAATGAGATACCTTCTCTTCCTAGCAACGATGAATCTGATTCAGTACCTCAAGTTAAGCTGCTCCCAAAAATTGTTCCAAGCATTGGGGCTTCTGAGGTATCTTAA